The genomic region AGCGTCGGAATCATGAACGTGGTGGCCAGTACGCGGCTGGCGACCAGAAACTTGAACGGATTGGTGGCCGAAACCTCCATCGCGTCGATCTGTTCCGTCACGCGCATGGAGCCGAGTTCCGCCCCGATGTTGGAGCCCACCCGCCCGGCGCAGATCAGGGCCGTCACCAGCGGCGCCAGCGCCCGCACGAGCGCAATCGAAATCAGCGACGGCAGCCAGGAAGTAGCCCCGAATTCGGCCAGCGACGGCCGCGACTGGTTCGTGAACACGATGCCGGTGATAAAACCCGTCAGCGTAATCAGCGGCAGCGACCGGACGCCCACCTCGTAGCACTGCCGCACGATCTCGCGGCCTTCGTAGGGCGGCATCAGGACTTCCCGGAAAAACCGGGCAATGAAGGTGCCTACGTTGTATAAATTGAGAAAAACACGGTCCATTCGCCGGGTCACGACGGGCCGGGGAGCGGATTCCGGTTTGGAAAGTTGTGAATTCATCATGCAGTTCTCCGATCATCATCCGGCTGCCCAGGCGGCTCCGGCTTACGTTTGTATGGTAAAACCCGCAGAAGCGGCAGTAGTTTGAATTCGTTACGGAGAGGGCCGGAGCCAGCGCGCCGAACGGCTTCTTTCCCGCAGTTGATGGGAGAAAACTGTCCGCCCCAACGGCTACCTTGCCTGCCGGTAAGTCTTTGTAAGCCCGACCCTTGCCCCATGCGATACGCCCTGCTTCTTGCCCTCACAACTTACTGCTTTTTCGCTCACGGTCAACCAGACGCAGGCCCTTCGCTGGCCTGGAAATTCCGGACGGGCGGCCCCGTCATCGGCTCTCCGGCCGTATCCGGTGAACGGGCCTTTGTCGGCAGCCTCGACAGCACACTTTACGCGCTGGACCTGACAACCGGGCAGGTCCGCTGGGCGCGGCGGCTGGGCGGCGTGATCCGGTCAACGGCCTGCCTGCACGACGGGCGGGTGTACGTCACGGCCGGGGATGCGGTGCTGTACGCCCTCGACGCCGCTTCCGGGCAGATTCGCTGGCGTTTCCGGACGCTGGGCGGCATTCTGGGCGAGCGGAAATACGATTTTGCGGACTACTACCATTCTTCGCCGGTCGTCAGCGGCAATTGGGTCTGTTTCGGAGCGGGCGACGGACGCGTTTATGCCGTCAGCGCCGACACCGGGCAATTGCAGTGGAGCTTTCAGACGGGCGACATTGTTCACACCACGCCCGCGCTGGCGGGCGACCGGCTTTTTATCGGTTCGCTGGACGGACATCTCTACGCCCTCGACGTGCGGACGGGTTCGCTGCGGTGGAAATTCAAGTCGGTCGGGCACCGCTATTTTCCCAAAGGCGAAATGCAGGGGTCTCCCGTCGTCGGCAACGGGCTGGTGTACATCGGCAGCCGGGATTACAACCTGTACGCCCTCGATGCCTCGCACGGCTACGACCACTGGACCAAATCGTTTCCGCTGGGCTGGGCAACGGCCCTGAGCGTCCGCGATTCGGTGCTGTACGTGGGCACGTCGGACGACAAACTCATCGCCGCCGTAGACGGCCGGACGGGTCGGGAACTCTGGCGGACGGATGCGGGATTCAACATTTTCGGCGGGGCGGCGTTTTCGGACGACCGGTTGTACGTGGGCACGCTGATGGGCAAAATTCTTGGTCTCGACCGCCGGACCGGAGCCGTTCGCTGGACACGGACCACGGTGGGGTACGAACAGCACAAATCCCGGTATTTCGGCGCCGACGACCGGTTTCGGCCGGACATTCAAACCCTCATCCGCGTTCCCGAGGACTTTCTGAACCTGTATCACCGGGTTGGGGCCATCTTTTCCGCGCCGACCCTTGCCGGGGCGCGCCTGCTGGCGGGCAGCGCGGACGGGTACATTTACTGCTGGCAGCTTTGACCTCCGGCCCTGCTCGCGGCTGCGGAAGGTCACCGGGCTGTTTAGTCCCGCCGGGTGGTGTCTTTCTCGATGGTTACGCCTACGCCGAACGCATTCGGGTCACTGGGCGGCACGGTCCGGAGGCGGCGACGGACGCGCCGGTTGCGGGCGGGCGCCGGTGTCTCGACCGGGTTTGGCGACAGTTGCGGAGCCGAAGAAGGCGTCGTCGGCGGACTGGTCACCGGCACGTCGCTCCGGGCGGGCGGGGTGACGGCTGGCTCGGCCGGACGCCGCAGAATCGTCGTATCTTTTTGTCCGAAACCGACCGTAGCCGTCAGACCGAGCAGCAGGCAACACAAAATCATGCGCATACACAAACCGGTTTGGTAAGAAAAAGGCGACGCCAGGGTGCATCGCCTTTCCTCAACCCGGGGCAGCGCCAAACTGTTTAGGCTTCGGCCACGCTTTCTGCGGCAACCCGGGGACCCTGTGACCCGCCCCCCGACCGGAAAGCCAGCCGAATCAGCCCGTACCCGATTAGTGCCAGCACTCCGGCCGCGGCGGCCCACTTCACCGCCGACGCCACCGTACAGACCGACGCCACCGTGGAAGAGGAGGCTGGATACGCCCGCAGCAGGTACACGATGCAGGCATTTTCGGCCAGATCGGCTACCAGTCCTACCAGCGGCAGCAGGTTGACAAGCGGGAAAGGCGCGTACGGCCGGTTGCGGAACAGCAGCGCCAGCGCCAGGCAGAACAGAAACGTATAGGCCAGCGGGTAGGCAAGGTCAAACGTCGCGATACCCTCCGCGTACACGGCGCGGCCCGCGTCGCCGTACCCTTCGACCATCCGCTGAATCAGGGCGGGGTCAAATTTAAACATCAGAACATCAATCGGCTCGACGGGGTGGCCCGCGGCCGTGTTCATGCGTTCGGCCAGCAGGGGCATCAGGTAGGCCATGAAAAAGAGCGCCAGCGCCAGGGCGGGCAGCAGGGTTTTCGCGGAGGCAATCCGGTCCAACCAGCGGGATAAGGTTCTTAGCATCGAAAAGACGGATTTTGGACAGAGTCGGTAAAGTAACAAATTTTGATTTATCGCTTTCTGTAAAATCGAAACCCTGCTTTTCCTATGCTCCTGACCCGTAGAACCTTCCTTCAGCAACTCGGCCTTGGTACGACCGGAATTGCTCTGATCAGCGCTTTACCCGAATCAGCACTCGCCCATCCGTTCAAGACCGTTCAATTGCCCCGAAGCCTTCCTGAAGCGCAGGGCGTGGCCTCATCCGGCATTCTGAATTTTATCAACGCCGTCGAAGCGGGCAAGCTCAACGTCCACAGCCTTATGGTGCTCCGGCGCGGACAGGTGCTCGCCGAAGGCTGGTGGGCTCCCTATGCGCCCAACCTGAAACACACGCTGTATTCGCTCAGCAAAAGCTTTGCCTCCACGGCCATCGGGCTGGCGGTGGCCGAAGGGCGGCTGACGGTCAACGATAAGGTCGTCTCTCTTTTTCCCGATAAAGTCCCGGCGACCATTAGTCCCAACCTGGCCGCCATGCGCGTGAAAGACCTGCTGACCATGTCGACGGGCCACGATAAAGACTCGACACCCGCCCTGCGGTCCGGAGACAGCAATGACTGGGTCAAGGCCTTTCTGGCGCAACCCGTGGAGCACGAACCGGGTACGTTTTTCGTCTACAACAGCGGCGCTACGTACATGCTGTCGGCCATTATCCAGAAACTGACCGGACAAACGCTCCTCGACTACCTCAAACCCCGCCTTTTTGCCCCGCTCGGCATAGAAGGGGCCGACTGGGAAGTCAACGAGCAGGGCGTCAACACGGGCGGCTGGGGCCTGCGTGTGCGGACCGAAGACATCGCCAAATTCGGGCAGTTGTATTTGCAGAAAGGCATGTGGAACGGCAAACGCATCCTGCCCGAAAGCTGGGTGGCCGACGCGACCCGCTCGCACATCATGTCGAAAGGCGGCGCACGTCCGGCCGAGAAGAACGACTGGCTGCAGGGCTACGGCTACCAGTTCTGGCGCTGCCGCAACGGGGCCTACCGCGGCGATGGGGCCAACGGCCAGTACTGCATCGTACTGCCCGAACAGGAAATGGTCGTTGCCATCACGAGCGAAACGGGCGACATGCAGGCGATCATGGACCAGGTCTGGGACCACATCCTGCCCGCCGTGCAGGCGGACAAGCTTCCCGCCAACGCCTCGGCCCAAGGCCAGCTGAAGCAAAAACTGACGTCGCTGGCCCTGCCGATGCTGGCCGGTCAAACCACTTCGCCGCTGGTCGGTCGGGTGAGCGGCAAGCCGTTCGAGATGGCCGAGAACCCGATGAAGATCAAAACGGTTTCGCTCCAATTCCGCCCCGAAGCCTGTGTCGTGACCCTGCGGGACGATAAAGGCGAACACCGGATCAACTGCGGCCTCAACCGCTGGACCGAAGGCCGGACCGACCTTTCGACCCTGCCCATCAAACTGGTGCCGACGCCCGTACCGGGTGAAAAGGAAACCAGACTGGCCGCTTCCGGTGTCTGGACGGACGACAACACGTTTACGATGCAGTGGCGATTTATCGAAACGGCCCACTACGACCTCGTAACCTGCCGGTTTACGGAAGCAGGGCTTCAGATGGAATTCCGGAAAAGCCTGTCCGTGCTGAATCCGGCCAACAAAGACCCGCGCCCGGTGCTGGAGGGGAAACTACTGGCGGCCGTTTCGGAGAAAAGATAGGTCGGAGGCACCTTTCGGCCCGTTCCCGCTGTTCTGAAAGGAAAGAAGGCCCGCTTTGCGGCGGGCCGCTCAACCTGAATGACTATGCGGTTAAGTGTCTTAGATCAATCGCCCATCCGCAAAGGCAGCCACGCGGCCGAAGCCTTGCAGGAAACGGTTCAGCTGGCCAGACTCGCCGACGAACTGGGCTACACCCGTTTCTGGGTATCCGAACACCATAATACCACGGCCCTGGCCGGCACCTCGCCCGAAGTGCTGATTGCGCACCTGGCGGGCCAGACGCAGACCATCCGGTTCGGTTCGGGCGGGGTCATGCTGCCCCATTACAGCGCGCTGAAAGTGGCCGAAAACTTCCGGGTGCTCGAAAGCCTTTTTCCGGGCCGGATCGACCTCGGTGTCGGGCGTGCTCCCGGCGGTGACCGGGTTACGGCCAGCGTGCTGAATCCGTCGAACACCTTCAGCGAGCAGGATTTCGTCGATCAGCTGTTCGATCTGCAAAACTACCTGAACGACCGCTACGCGCCGGGCAGCGTGCAGGAAAAGGTGCGGGCGATGCCGATGGCCCCTTCGGTCCCCGAGCAGTGGATTCTGAGTTCCAGCGGCCATAGCGCGGCGCTGGCGGCCCATTTCGGGATGGGCTTTTCCTTCGCGCACTTCATCAATCCGCACGGTGGTCCGGAAGCGGTGCAGTACTACCGCGACCATTTCCAGCCCTCCGAAAATCTGGAGGAGCCGCAGGCCAATGTGGCCGTGTTTGTTTTCAGCTCGGAAGATCCGGAAACCGTGCGGCAGCAGCAGGCCATCACCGACCACCGCTTTCTGCAACTGGAAACCCGCGGCCGCATCGAAGCGGTCGAGTACGAAGACATCCGGGACATCGTCTATTCGCCGGCCGAGCAGGGCCGGATTCTGCACAACCGGCAGCGCATGGTCTTCGGCAGTCCGGAGGAGGTAAAAGCGCAGTTGGAGCGCCTGGCTGACCGTTACGGCGTCGACGAAATCATCCTCGCCAACATCGCTTCAAATCTGGAGGAACGGCTGGAGTCGTATCGGCTGCTGGCCGAAGCGTTTGCGCTGCGGAGCGCCGTTGCCGGGTGAGAGGAGAACCCTTCCGGCAGGGCCGATTTGCGGCGGCCGGTTTCAGCCGTTATGTACGTTGCATCAGATAGAAAATCGAAAGGAATGATTTTTCTGTCATGAGAGCAGACTATTCTCCGATCGGTCGCTAATCAAACAAAAATATATCTAGTGAAACAATAGGATAAATAGTGCCGGTTTTGTATTTTTAGTCGACAAAACAACGATATACTAACGAACGGCCTTCGGGCGCTATTTATCCTAAAAACATGATCGAAACGACATTTGCTCTCGACGTTTTGACTCAGCCGATCCAGCCAGATGAGATGGAATGGCGGGTCCAGCAGCAGACTAAAACGGGCAAGCTGATCATTGTCCCGTACATCACCAACCGCTGTGTGATGGAGCGCTTCGACCGGCAGTTTGGCTGGAATGGCTGGCAGAACGACATCACCGAAATTCAGGACGGTTTCCTCTGCCGCATCACGGCAACCCTGCCCGACGGCACGTCGGTGACCAAGACCGACGGCGCCAACCGGACGGATATCGAACCCATCAAAGGCGGCATTTCCGACGCCATGAAGCGCTGCGCCGTGCAGTTCGGACTGGGTCGTGATCTATACACCTATCCCCGGGTTTTTGTCGAAACGGCCGATAAGTACATTCCCGACTGGGCGCACCAGCAGCTCGACGCCCTGGTTCGCAAGATCAACGACGGGACCTACAAAGGAGGCGATATTGTGACGCTGAAGGCGTCTTACCGATAAGAAAAACGGCTGAGCAATCTCAGCCGTTTTTCATTTACCCTAATCGTGGCTTCTGACCGCCACCCGGTACAGCAGCAGCGCGAGCCCTACAAAGGCCGCCGCTCCCAGCAGCATGTAGCCCCCTTCGCCCAGAGCACCGGCCAGCGCCGGTTCAACGGACAGGCTCGTGAGCGTGTTGTAAACCGAATCGTTGACCGACAGCAGCGCGACCAGAACTCCCGCCAGCGCGCCGCCCGCCACCAGACCCGTCGAGAACAGGTTGCCCCGACCCAGGTCCGCATCTTCTTCCACAACTCCCTTCCGCTTCGCGTTCCAGTCTACCAGCGCCTTCACGCAGCCTCCGGCAAAGATGGGCAGCGTCGTGGACAGCGGCAGGTACAGCCCCACGGCAAACGCCAGCGCGCTCACGCCGCAAAGTTCGAAGACAAACGCCGTAAACGCCCCGACGAGCACAAACTGCCAGTCGAGGTTGAAGGACAGCAGGCCCTTGATGAGCGTCGCCATGAGCGTTCCCTGCGGCGCCGGAAATTTGTCGGAGCCAATGGCGTGAGTGATGCCCTGCGCCACCAGGTCAGGCGTCGGCGTGTCGAGCAGTTTGACGGTCGCGCCGATCACCAGCGATGACACAATAACCCCGATGAACAGGGCCATCTGCTGGTATTTGGGCGTTGCCCCGACCAGATAACCCGTTTTGAGGTCCTGCGAAGTCGCTCCGGCCGTCGCCGCCGCGATGCAGATCATGCCGCCGACGACGAGGACGGCCGGTTCGTAAATCCGCCCGGTCAGTCCGAAGGCGATGAAGACCAGGGACGTGCCCATGATGGTTGCGATGGTCATGCCCGAAACCGGCGACGAACTGGAGCCGATCAGGCCGACGATCCGGCTCGCCACGGTCACGAAGAAAAACCCGAACACGATCACCAGTACGCCGATCAGCAGCTTGGTCAGCAGGGAATCGCCGGGTATTTGTGGTAAAACGAGCATCAGAATCACCAGCGCGAGGCTTCCGAAAATGACCAGTTTGATCGAAAGGTCCTGCTCGGTGCGCAGGCGGCTGTCGGTCGTGGTGGCCCGACTCGCACCTGACCCGCCGAAGCTTTGCCGGAACGAAGAAACGATGGTCGGGATGGTCTTGATGAGCGTCATAAAGCCGCCCGCCGTCACGGCTCCGGCCCCGATCTGCCGGATGTAAGCCCGGTAAATGGCGGCGGCCGTGTCGCTGAAGGTATGCGTGGCCGGGTCCCAGCCGCCGGGCCCGCCGGCCGTCGTGACGCTGGTGAGGTAGCCGAGTTTGACGAGTTGCGCCGCAATGGTATCGCCCGGCACCAGCGTCGCCAGCAGCGGGATCAGGCCCAGCCAGGCCAGAATGCCGCCCCCGACGAGTACGGCCGAAATCCGGAAGCCGACGATGTAGCCCACCCCCAGGTATTCGGGCGTAATCTCCCCGGCGACCTGCGCCGAAGGAAAATAGCGGTTGGTTTGTCGGGTAGCCCAGACCGGCACTTCGGCGATGACGTGCAGCACCTTTTGCAGCAAGGCGTAGAGCAGCGCGGCCCCGAGTCCCTGGTAAGCCGTTTTGGCGAAGTCACCGCCGCGTTCGCCCGCGATCAGCACCGAGCCGCAGGCGGTGCCTTCCGGGTAGGGCAGTTTGCCGTGTTCTTCCACGATGAGCGCCCGCCGCAGGGGAATCATCATCAGCGTTCCGAGCAAGCCGCCGAGAATGGCCAGCGTCAGGATGGTCCAGTAGTTGAAGAAATCCGCCCCGACGCCTTCGGTCAGAAACAGAAAACCCGGCAGCGTGAAGACCACGCCGGACGCGATGCTCTCGCCTGCCGAGCCAGTGGTCTGGATGATGTTGTTTTCAAGGATGGTCGTGTTCAGGAATCGCCGCCCGAGCGAAATCGCCAGGACGGCGATGGGGATGGAGGCGGACACCGACAGTCCGGCCTTCAGGGACAGGTAGACCGTGGCGGCACCGAAGAGCACCCCGAACACGGCTCCGGTGATGACGGCTTTGAGGGTGAATTCGGCGGGCGATTCGGCGGGGGGAATGTAGGGTTTGTGTTCGGTAGCGGTTTTTGTTTCCATGTCTTGACCTCGGATTGCGCGGGTTAAGGGATTTGGGTTGGGATGCAGTTGACCAAAAATCACAATTAATCGCAGAATCCACGTAATCCGGGCCCATAAATTTGACATTTTGGGAAATAGCCTTAATATTTGCGTACCCTTCAAGCGGAAGTAGCTCAGTTGGTAGAGCGGCAGCTTCCCAAGCTGCAGGTCGCGAGTTCGAGACTCGTCTTCCGCTCCGTTACAAACGTAAA from Tellurirhabdus rosea harbors:
- a CDS encoding MlaE family ABC transporter permease, which translates into the protein MNSQLSKPESAPRPVVTRRMDRVFLNLYNVGTFIARFFREVLMPPYEGREIVRQCYEVGVRSLPLITLTGFITGIVFTNQSRPSLAEFGATSWLPSLISIALVRALAPLVTALICAGRVGSNIGAELGSMRVTEQIDAMEVSATNPFKFLVASRVLATTFMIPTLAMYFVGVGLLGAFLNINQNEGTSFISFVEEFFDAISFLDVNSSVIKATIFGFTIGMVGSYKGYYSSKGTEGVGRAANSAVVTAMFLIFIEEIMIMQIVNAIRAM
- a CDS encoding outer membrane protein assembly factor BamB family protein, with product MRYALLLALTTYCFFAHGQPDAGPSLAWKFRTGGPVIGSPAVSGERAFVGSLDSTLYALDLTTGQVRWARRLGGVIRSTACLHDGRVYVTAGDAVLYALDAASGQIRWRFRTLGGILGERKYDFADYYHSSPVVSGNWVCFGAGDGRVYAVSADTGQLQWSFQTGDIVHTTPALAGDRLFIGSLDGHLYALDVRTGSLRWKFKSVGHRYFPKGEMQGSPVVGNGLVYIGSRDYNLYALDASHGYDHWTKSFPLGWATALSVRDSVLYVGTSDDKLIAAVDGRTGRELWRTDAGFNIFGGAAFSDDRLYVGTLMGKILGLDRRTGAVRWTRTTVGYEQHKSRYFGADDRFRPDIQTLIRVPEDFLNLYHRVGAIFSAPTLAGARLLAGSADGYIYCWQL
- a CDS encoding serine hydrolase domain-containing protein, with the protein product MLLTRRTFLQQLGLGTTGIALISALPESALAHPFKTVQLPRSLPEAQGVASSGILNFINAVEAGKLNVHSLMVLRRGQVLAEGWWAPYAPNLKHTLYSLSKSFASTAIGLAVAEGRLTVNDKVVSLFPDKVPATISPNLAAMRVKDLLTMSTGHDKDSTPALRSGDSNDWVKAFLAQPVEHEPGTFFVYNSGATYMLSAIIQKLTGQTLLDYLKPRLFAPLGIEGADWEVNEQGVNTGGWGLRVRTEDIAKFGQLYLQKGMWNGKRILPESWVADATRSHIMSKGGARPAEKNDWLQGYGYQFWRCRNGAYRGDGANGQYCIVLPEQEMVVAITSETGDMQAIMDQVWDHILPAVQADKLPANASAQGQLKQKLTSLALPMLAGQTTSPLVGRVSGKPFEMAENPMKIKTVSLQFRPEACVVTLRDDKGEHRINCGLNRWTEGRTDLSTLPIKLVPTPVPGEKETRLAASGVWTDDNTFTMQWRFIETAHYDLVTCRFTEAGLQMEFRKSLSVLNPANKDPRPVLEGKLLAAVSEKR
- a CDS encoding LLM class flavin-dependent oxidoreductase produces the protein MRLSVLDQSPIRKGSHAAEALQETVQLARLADELGYTRFWVSEHHNTTALAGTSPEVLIAHLAGQTQTIRFGSGGVMLPHYSALKVAENFRVLESLFPGRIDLGVGRAPGGDRVTASVLNPSNTFSEQDFVDQLFDLQNYLNDRYAPGSVQEKVRAMPMAPSVPEQWILSSSGHSAALAAHFGMGFSFAHFINPHGGPEAVQYYRDHFQPSENLEEPQANVAVFVFSSEDPETVRQQQAITDHRFLQLETRGRIEAVEYEDIRDIVYSPAEQGRILHNRQRMVFGSPEEVKAQLERLADRYGVDEIILANIASNLEERLESYRLLAEAFALRSAVAG
- a CDS encoding Rad52/Rad22 family DNA repair protein; protein product: MIETTFALDVLTQPIQPDEMEWRVQQQTKTGKLIIVPYITNRCVMERFDRQFGWNGWQNDITEIQDGFLCRITATLPDGTSVTKTDGANRTDIEPIKGGISDAMKRCAVQFGLGRDLYTYPRVFVETADKYIPDWAHQQLDALVRKINDGTYKGGDIVTLKASYR
- a CDS encoding OPT family oligopeptide transporter → METKTATEHKPYIPPAESPAEFTLKAVITGAVFGVLFGAATVYLSLKAGLSVSASIPIAVLAISLGRRFLNTTILENNIIQTTGSAGESIASGVVFTLPGFLFLTEGVGADFFNYWTILTLAILGGLLGTLMMIPLRRALIVEEHGKLPYPEGTACGSVLIAGERGGDFAKTAYQGLGAALLYALLQKVLHVIAEVPVWATRQTNRYFPSAQVAGEITPEYLGVGYIVGFRISAVLVGGGILAWLGLIPLLATLVPGDTIAAQLVKLGYLTSVTTAGGPGGWDPATHTFSDTAAAIYRAYIRQIGAGAVTAGGFMTLIKTIPTIVSSFRQSFGGSGASRATTTDSRLRTEQDLSIKLVIFGSLALVILMLVLPQIPGDSLLTKLLIGVLVIVFGFFFVTVASRIVGLIGSSSSPVSGMTIATIMGTSLVFIAFGLTGRIYEPAVLVVGGMICIAAATAGATSQDLKTGYLVGATPKYQQMALFIGVIVSSLVIGATVKLLDTPTPDLVAQGITHAIGSDKFPAPQGTLMATLIKGLLSFNLDWQFVLVGAFTAFVFELCGVSALAFAVGLYLPLSTTLPIFAGGCVKALVDWNAKRKGVVEEDADLGRGNLFSTGLVAGGALAGVLVALLSVNDSVYNTLTSLSVEPALAGALGEGGYMLLGAAAFVGLALLLYRVAVRSHD